Proteins found in one Coffea eugenioides isolate CCC68of chromosome 5, Ceug_1.0, whole genome shotgun sequence genomic segment:
- the LOC113771197 gene encoding anthocyanidin 3-O-glucosyltransferase 2-like yields MKKPELVFIPSAGMGHLASTVELAKLLIDHNEHLSITVLIMKFPFETKVISNTDSQAEASDSRIRFVELKKDESASQTASPSLFLYQFIEDHKNRVRDVLAEISSSASFDLAGIVIDMFCTSMIDVANEFGVPSYVFYTSGAAMLGLVFHLQSLRDDFKEDVTDFENSKVELAVPTYINLVPVKVLPSGLFDKEGGNMFLNQAKRYRETKGIIVNTFLELESHAIQALSNDKTIPPVYAVGPVLNLKGSNGQNQETEIIMKWLDLQPDCSVVFLCFGSEGCFDGDQVKEIAHALERSGYPFLWSLRRPPPKGKFESPGEYENPEEVLPDGFLQRTAEVGIVIGWAPQAAVLSHPAVGGFVSHCGWNSTLESVWYGVPMATWPLHAEQQVNAFQMLKDLGMAVEIKMDFKKKFLEPSTEIVAADVIEKAIKHLMDPENEIRKKVKEMKERSRLTLNEGGASSASLGSFLDDVIHYIQ; encoded by the coding sequence ATGAAGAAACCAGAGCTGGTTTTCATTCCTTCAGCAGGGATGGGCCACTTAGCATCAACTGTTGAGCTTGCAAAGCTTCTTATTGATCATAATGAACACTTATCGATCACAGTTCTGATCATGAAGTTTCCCTTTGAAACAAAGGTGATTAGCAACACAGATTCGCAGGCAGAAGCTTCAGATTCTCGCATAAGGTTTGTTGAGCTCAAAAAAGATGAGTCTGCTTCACAAACGGCATCTCCTAGTTTGTTTTTGTATCAGTTTATTGAAGATCATAAAAACAGGGTGAGGGATGTCCTTGCTGAAATATCTAGTTCGGCCTCCTTTGATCTCGCTGGAATCGTCATAGACATGTTCTGCACCTCCATGATTGATGTAGCCAACGAATTTGGGGTTCCCTCCTATGTATTTTATACTTCTGGTGCTGCAATGCTTGGTCTTGTATTCCATTTGCAAAGTCTGAGAGATGATTTTAAAGAAGATGTCACTGATTTCGAGAATTCCAAAGTTGAATTAGCTGTCCCGACTTACATCAATCTTGTTCCAGTTAAAGTTTTGCCATCTGGACTGTTCGACAAGGAAGGAGGCAACATGTTCCTTAATCAGGCTAAAAGATACAGGGAGACCAAAGGAATCATAGTTAACACTTTCCTTGAGTTAGAATCCCATGCAATACAGGCTTTATCCAATGATAAAACCATCCCACCAGTGTATGCAGTAGGACCTGTATTGAATCTTAAGGGAAGCAATggccaaaatcaagaaactgaGATAATTATGAAATGGCTTGATCTTCAGCCTGACTGTTCTGTTGTTTTCCTTTGCTTTGGCAGTGAAGGTTGTTTTGATGGTGACCAAGTGAAGGAAATTGCCCATGCACTCGAGCGCAGTGGATATCCATTCCTGTGGTCATTGAGAAGGCCCCCACCTAAAGGAAAGTTTGAGTCTCCAGGTGAGTACGAGAACCCGGAAGAAGTCTTGCCAGATGGGTTCTTGCAGAGAACTGCAGAGGTCGGAATAGTTATTGGATGGGCACCACAGGCTGCAGTTTTGTCCCATCCTGCTGTGGGAGGTTTTGTCTCGCATTGTGGTTGGAACTCAACACTGGAAAGCGTTTGGTATGGCGTTCCAATGGCAACATGGCCACTTCATGCTGAGCAGCAGGTGAATGCCTTCCAGATGCTGAAAGACTTAGGGATGGCTGTGGAGATCAAAAtggatttcaaaaaaaaatttctcgaGCCAAGCACTGAGATTGTGGCTGCAGATgtgattgaaaaggcaattaaACATCTGATGGATCCTGAGAACGAAATCAGAAAGAAGGTAAAGGAAATGAAAGAGAGGAGCAGGTTGACACTCAATGAAGGTGGAGCATCCTCTGCTTCGTTGGGAAGTTTCCTAGATGATGTGATACATTATATTCAATGA